One Mauremys mutica isolate MM-2020 ecotype Southern chromosome 9, ASM2049712v1, whole genome shotgun sequence DNA segment encodes these proteins:
- the KY gene encoding kyphoscoliosis peptidase translates to MQPDEQAPVITSYTNEGTHVTVEVHPRNTTPQLFKKFSLGKGVRKLPSLTGLDNKGFQENGKSRVPLPSGKDLHAYPWDKSSLKSMTFDLQQFEKLDAYASKVSVKNSIEELVKALLREARTDLEKVRAIWMWICHHIEYDVAGFHNKGQRSCEPKDVLHTGKSVCAGYAGLFQQMCSVAGVQCMELSGYSKGYSYRRGQSFTGDSDHAWNAVYLDGRWHLLDSTWGSGSVNDSCSKFTFQYKEFYFLTHPALFINNHFPDNSNWQLLKPALTLKEFESNMLYNIQFYNLGMLAAHPETPIIQTVNGKATISIESRAPLLFMFKLQGNEEHGLMTLKKNGMKLEIYPQKTGNHKLQVFAKPSKGSEDHYNEVLEYTIECSSVDKNMCFPKDLRQPVGPSWFTERKGFLRPSHPDPIIHTNDGRCSITFTLGKDISILPSLHSDNTSLTEDMRRRHIMEIHRGNQIEFKIHLPHAGKFVLRLFAKKSSDPGNYNYIFNYLISCPNTEVKWPVFPENYRNWAESYELLEPLAGLLPANRNVQFKLKLHSIAKAFVKGKDTSPLTLSKDGYWEGTCNTSGCTEVCVMVQENANLQYSYILKYKVETQ, encoded by the exons ATGCAGCCTGACGAGCAGGCACCAGTCATTACTTCCTACACCAACGAAG GAACTCATGTGACTGTCGAGGTACATCCTAGAAATACCACCCCACAGCTGTTCAAGAAATTCTCCCTTGGGAAAG GAGTCCGCAAGCTGCCAAGTCTGACAGGCCTGGATAACAAAG GTTTTCAAGAGAATGGGAAGAGCAGAGTGCCCCTGCCTAGTGGAAAAGACTTGCATG CATATCCATGGGACAAATCCAGTCTGAAATCCATGACATTCGACCTGCAGCAGTTTGAGAAACTGGATGCCTATGCATCAAAG GTGAGTGTCAAGAACAGCATAGAGGAACTGGTGAAAGCCCTGCTCCGAGAAGCCCGAACTGATCTGGAGAAGGTCAGAGCCATTTGGATGTGGATATGCCATCACATAG AATACGATGTTGCGGGCTTTCATAACAAAGGCCAGCGGTCTTGTGAGCCAAAGGATGTCCTTCACACTGGGAAGAGCGTTTGTGCGGGATACGCTGGGCTCTTTCAACAAATGTGCAG TGTTGCAGGTGTACAGTGCATGGAGTTATCAGGATACTCTAAAGGGTACAGTTACAGACGTGGACAGTCCTTTACAGGGGATAGTGACCATGCCTGGAATGCAGTTTACCTTGATGGAAGGTGGCATCTGCTGGACAGCACCTGGGGAAGTGGCTCAGTCAATGATTCGTGCAGcaagttcacctttca ATACAAGGAGTTTTATTTTCTTACGCACCCGGCCCTATTTATTAATAATCATTTCCCAGACAACAGCAACTGGCAGCTCCTGAAGCCAGCTTTGACACTGAAAGAGTTTGAGAGCAATATGTTATACAACATTCAGTTTTACAACCTGGGAATGCTGGCCGCACATCCAGAAACGCCCATCATCCAAACAG TAAACGGAAAAGCAACTATTTCTATCGAGAGCCGTGCTCCACTATTATTTATGTTTAAGCTGCAGGGAAATGAGGAACATGGTTTAATGACATTAAAAAAGAATGGGATGAAGCTGGAGATCTATCCCCAGAAGACTGGAAATCACAAGTTACAGGTCTTTGCCAAGCCCTCCAAAGGCTCAGAGGATCACTACAATGAGGTGTTAGAATACACCATAGAGTGCAGCTCTGTGGACAAGAACATGTGTTTCCCAAAGGACCTACGTCAGCCTGTTGGACCCAGCTGGTTCACGGAGCGGAAAGGATTCCTGAGACCATCACACCCTGACCCCATCATTCACACCAATGATGGGCGGTGTTCCATCACTTTCACGCTGGGTAAAGATATAAGTATCCTACCCTCACTGCATTCGGATAACACTAGCTTGACTGAGGATATGAGAAGAAGACACATCATGGAAATCCATCGAGGAAACCAAATTGAGTTTAAGATCCATCTCCCCCATGCAGGAAAGTTTGTTCTTAGACTCTTTGCCAAGAAGTCGTCAGACCCAGGCAATTACAATTACATCTTCAACTACCTCATCTCCTGCCCAAACACCGAAGTGAAGTGGCCAGTTTTTCCAGAGAATTATAGAAACTGGGCAGAAAGCTATGAACTACTGGAGCCACTTGCTGGGCTGCTGCCAGCCAATCGCAATGTTCAGTTTAAGCTCAAGCTGCATAGTATAGCAAAGGCATTTGTTAAGGGTAAAGACACTTCTCCTCTGACCCTGAGTAAAGATGGTTACTGGGAAGGAACATGTAATACttctggctgcacagaggtgtgCGTCATGGTGCAAGAGAATGCCAATCTCCAGTATTCATACATCCTGAAATACAAAGTAGAGACCCAGTAA